From a single Azospirillum fermentarium genomic region:
- a CDS encoding sensor domain-containing protein → MRALAGGEDTLTSVLSALPPITGAVRLLDILEGTPIPTFVIDCNHRVTHWNRACEAIIGISAAEMVGTNRQWQAFYPEPRPVMADLIVDGITDEMVARLYTGRWRQSPLIPGGYEAEGYFEHFPGGARWLSFTAAPLFDADGALIGAIETLQDISASKEAELRQREHAAERTLAQIVENSPVPTFVIDADHRIIHWNHACERVTGHAAETLVGTRRAWRGFYDHERPVLADLVLDGAGEGEIARHYPRTFHRSAVIDGGYEAEDFFPLCPGGGRWLSFTAAPLRDTEGTVIGAIETMQDITERRRAEEAMRLYKRAVESTNNGIIITDANAADHPVVYANPAFERMTGYPALETLGRNPRFLLGGDREQMELEGVKAALRQRRAGSGILRNYRKDGTLFWNELYLSPVRGEQGEVTHFVSVMTDITDRKRYEEELEHQANHDALTGLANRNLLTDRLNHALACAQRYSGSLAVLFIDLDNFKTINDTLGHAAGDQLVQHAAQRLVHCLRDVDTVARLGGDEFVAVIHDPVEEGDVIQVMRRINETMARPFRLDAAELHVTCSIGAALYPRDGADAGTLLQHADAAMYRAKELGRGTFQFFTREINERVSERLAIERELYGAIARNEMAVHYQPQLCVKTGAIVGAEALLRWTNPRLGSISPAKFIPVAEDSGLILTIGRWVLETACRDGRRWSAAGWRDARLSVNLSARQFRQSDLYQSIDTLIRSAGAAGEESGVGALILELELTESMVMQNPESAVATMQALKGIGLRLALDDFGTGYSSLSHLRHFPLDILKVDQSFVRDITAHADGEALAAAVISIGHALGKKVVAEGVETPEQLDFLRTHGCDEYQGWLFSPAVTSDRFLELLRQKGQLTADGPEPG, encoded by the coding sequence ATGCGCGCCCTTGCCGGGGGTGAAGACACCCTGACCTCGGTCCTGTCCGCGTTACCGCCCATCACCGGGGCGGTGCGGCTCTTGGATATTCTGGAGGGAACGCCGATCCCGACGTTCGTGATCGACTGCAACCACCGGGTTACCCATTGGAACCGGGCATGCGAGGCGATCATCGGCATCAGCGCCGCCGAGATGGTCGGCACCAACCGCCAATGGCAGGCATTCTACCCCGAACCCCGGCCGGTGATGGCCGACCTGATCGTGGACGGCATCACCGACGAGATGGTGGCCCGGCTCTACACCGGCCGCTGGCGGCAATCGCCCCTCATTCCCGGGGGATACGAGGCGGAGGGGTATTTCGAGCATTTTCCCGGCGGTGCCCGCTGGCTGTCGTTCACCGCCGCCCCGCTGTTCGACGCCGACGGCGCGCTGATCGGCGCCATCGAGACGCTTCAGGACATTTCCGCCAGCAAGGAAGCGGAACTGCGCCAGCGCGAGCACGCCGCCGAACGCACCCTGGCCCAGATCGTGGAGAACAGCCCCGTCCCCACCTTCGTCATCGACGCCGACCACCGCATCATCCATTGGAACCACGCGTGCGAACGGGTGACCGGGCACGCGGCGGAAACGCTGGTGGGCACGCGGCGGGCGTGGCGGGGGTTCTACGACCACGAACGCCCGGTGCTGGCCGATCTGGTGCTGGACGGGGCGGGGGAGGGGGAGATCGCCCGCCATTACCCCCGCACCTTCCACCGCTCGGCGGTGATCGACGGGGGGTACGAGGCGGAGGACTTCTTCCCCCTGTGCCCCGGCGGCGGGCGCTGGCTGTCGTTCACCGCCGCCCCCCTGCGCGACACCGAAGGCACCGTGATCGGCGCCATCGAGACCATGCAGGACATCACCGAACGCCGCCGGGCGGAAGAGGCGATGCGGCTGTACAAGCGGGCGGTGGAATCCACCAACAACGGCATCATCATCACCGACGCCAACGCCGCCGACCACCCGGTGGTCTACGCCAACCCGGCGTTCGAGCGCATGACCGGGTATCCGGCGCTGGAAACGCTGGGCCGCAACCCACGCTTCCTGCTGGGCGGCGACCGCGAACAGATGGAGCTTGAGGGGGTCAAGGCGGCCCTGCGCCAGCGCCGTGCCGGCAGCGGCATCCTGCGCAACTACCGCAAGGACGGCACGCTGTTCTGGAACGAACTCTACCTTTCCCCCGTCCGCGGCGAACAGGGGGAGGTCACCCACTTCGTCAGCGTGATGACCGACATCACCGACCGCAAGCGGTACGAGGAGGAACTGGAGCACCAGGCCAACCACGACGCCCTGACCGGGCTGGCCAACCGCAACCTGCTGACCGACCGGCTGAACCACGCGCTGGCCTGCGCCCAGCGTTACAGCGGGTCGCTGGCGGTGCTGTTCATCGACCTGGACAACTTCAAGACCATCAACGACACGCTGGGCCACGCGGCGGGAGACCAGCTTGTCCAGCACGCGGCCCAGCGGCTGGTCCATTGCCTGCGCGACGTGGACACGGTGGCGCGGCTGGGCGGCGACGAATTCGTCGCCGTGATCCACGACCCGGTGGAAGAGGGCGACGTGATCCAGGTCATGCGCCGCATCAACGAAACCATGGCCCGCCCGTTCCGGCTGGACGCGGCGGAACTGCACGTCACCTGCTCCATCGGTGCCGCCCTCTACCCCCGCGACGGGGCGGACGCCGGCACGCTGCTCCAGCACGCCGACGCTGCCATGTACCGCGCCAAGGAACTGGGCCGCGGCACCTTCCAGTTCTTCACGCGCGAGATCAACGAGCGGGTCAGCGAACGGCTGGCCATCGAACGCGAACTCTACGGGGCCATCGCCCGCAACGAAATGGCGGTGCATTACCAGCCGCAGCTGTGCGTGAAGACCGGCGCCATCGTCGGCGCGGAGGCCCTGCTGCGCTGGACCAACCCGCGGCTCGGCTCCATCTCGCCGGCCAAGTTCATTCCGGTGGCCGAGGACAGCGGCCTCATCCTCACCATCGGGCGCTGGGTGCTGGAAACCGCGTGCCGCGACGGGCGGCGGTGGAGTGCCGCCGGGTGGCGCGATGCCCGGCTGTCGGTCAACCTGTCGGCCCGCCAGTTCCGCCAGAGCGACCTGTACCAGAGCATCGACACCCTGATCCGCTCGGCCGGCGCGGCGGGGGAGGAGAGCGGGGTCGGTGCGCTGATCCTGGAGCTGGAACTGACCGAAAGCATGGTGATGCAGAACCCCGAATCCGCCGTCGCCACCATGCAGGCCCTGAAGGGCATCGGGCTGCGGCTGGCGCTGGACGATTTCGGCACCGGCTATTCCAGCCTCAGCCACCTGCGCCACTTCCCGCTGGACATCCTGAAGGTGGACCAGTCCTTCGTCCGCGACATCACCGCGCACGCCGATGGCGAGGCGCTGGCCGCCGCCGTCATCTCCATCGGCCACGCCCTGGGCAAGAAGGTGGTGGCCGAGGGGGTGGAGACGCCGGAACAGCTCGATTTCCTGCGCACCCATGGCTGTGACGAATACCAGGGGTGGCTGTTCAGCCCGGCGGTGACGTCGGACCGATTCCTTGAACTGCTGCGGCAGAAGGGACAACTTACGGCAGATGGCCCGGAGCCGGGCTGA
- a CDS encoding bifunctional diguanylate cyclase/phosphodiesterase translates to MSTSVPSPPAAGARSPDEARFYRLQFLGFVLLVSLLVLALGSYFITQHIRDFERDQQASDARFQAEQERILKREVDNAADYLRFVRSRTDEVLRQQLRDQVDMAFQVVESIYRRDREHHTTQQVKHAIIETLRDIRFFDGRGYFFVDGLDGTCLLLPTDPEREGSSLMDNRDDQGTYIMRSLIQSVEAPEKEGYSRYRWYSPLDHSRMAEKVAFARLFEPYGWIIGTGEYTVVIEQALQREALDRMRAVRFGENGYLAVLGSDGRVLVSPTAPASEGRSLTEIGSAPERAVVQSIIKTAGAGGGLIRYDWPKPGNTLATPKLSYVSPPNEWGWIVVAGIYLDEMAEGMAKRQAELQASVRTRIITTVTILVAALGAASLLSWLLIRGMRRIVGGYRTDVSRRDLMLRERGRELYLANFFVDHVSELVILADAERRITYVNPFGCEVLGAPVDTLVGQPAALLDPFRPDMDAEADARFETPFTTAGGRTLTLEVTASAVQYEGQQYYCAIARDVTARRQVEWQLSLSAKVFDNASEGMIITDAQNRIVAVNDAFSDITGYTRTDVLGKDPRILASGRHGAEFYGALWADLKAAGHWTGEIWNKRKNGELFPEWLSIQLVRNGQGEVVNHIAAFTDISETREQQERIRHLAQYDFLTDLPNRFLLRDRLERAILSAQRSGRKVAVMFLDLDRFKTINDSLGHVVGDSLLQAVAQRLTASVRASDTVSRQGGDEFVVLVTDMERAEAAAGVAANLLSSLSTPYHLDGHELLITPSIGIAVYPDDGTGIDALLKNADMAMYAAKEGGRATYRFFTPELNQRATERLWVENNLRRAIERGEMELHFQPQLSMDGTRLLGCEALVRWRQPDGRLIPPGQFIPVAEETGLIVALGDWVLEEACRAAASLRQRLGPLIMAVNLSAVQLHRADIGRRVEELLKRYGLPPGALELEVTESVLMDDADEVVRALERFRAIGVPLAIDDFGTGYSSLSYLKRFHADKLKIDRSFVQGLGCGGDSAAIAEAIVAMAHSLGMDTLAEGVETEEQRAHLHRLGCGQVQGFLFGRPMPYDAFVTAMAGRPVGMAA, encoded by the coding sequence TTGAGCACGTCCGTTCCGTCACCGCCCGCTGCCGGGGCGCGCTCACCGGATGAGGCGCGTTTCTACCGGCTGCAGTTCCTGGGCTTCGTGCTGCTGGTATCGCTGCTGGTGCTGGCGCTGGGTTCCTATTTCATCACCCAGCACATCCGCGATTTCGAACGCGACCAGCAGGCATCCGACGCCCGGTTCCAGGCCGAGCAGGAGCGTATCCTGAAGCGGGAGGTGGACAACGCCGCCGATTACCTGCGTTTCGTCCGTTCCCGCACCGACGAGGTGCTGCGCCAGCAACTGCGCGATCAGGTGGACATGGCGTTCCAGGTGGTGGAATCCATCTACCGCCGTGACCGCGAGCATCATACCACCCAGCAGGTCAAGCACGCGATCATCGAGACGCTGCGCGACATCCGGTTCTTCGACGGGCGGGGCTATTTCTTCGTGGACGGGCTGGACGGCACCTGTTTGCTGCTGCCGACCGACCCGGAACGGGAAGGCTCGTCGCTGATGGACAACCGCGACGACCAGGGCACCTACATCATGCGGTCCCTGATCCAGTCGGTGGAGGCGCCGGAGAAGGAGGGGTACAGCCGTTACCGCTGGTATTCCCCCCTGGACCACAGCCGCATGGCGGAAAAGGTGGCTTTTGCCCGGTTGTTCGAGCCTTATGGCTGGATCATCGGCACCGGCGAATACACGGTGGTGATCGAACAGGCGCTGCAGCGTGAAGCCCTGGACCGGATGCGTGCCGTGCGGTTCGGGGAAAACGGCTATCTGGCCGTGCTGGGCAGCGACGGGCGGGTTCTGGTCTCGCCCACCGCCCCGGCGTCGGAGGGGCGCTCCCTGACTGAGATCGGGTCGGCCCCCGAACGCGCGGTGGTGCAGTCCATCATCAAGACCGCCGGGGCCGGCGGCGGGCTGATCCGCTATGACTGGCCCAAGCCGGGCAACACCCTTGCCACGCCCAAGCTGTCCTATGTCTCTCCCCCCAACGAATGGGGCTGGATCGTGGTCGCCGGCATCTACCTGGACGAAATGGCCGAGGGCATGGCCAAGCGGCAGGCGGAACTGCAGGCCAGCGTGCGCACCCGCATCATCACCACCGTGACCATCCTGGTGGCGGCGCTGGGGGCCGCCAGCCTGCTGTCGTGGCTGCTGATCCGGGGAATGCGGCGGATCGTCGGCGGCTACCGCACCGATGTCAGCCGCCGCGACCTGATGCTGCGCGAACGGGGGCGGGAGCTGTATCTGGCCAATTTCTTCGTGGATCACGTTTCGGAGCTGGTGATCCTGGCCGACGCCGAACGCCGCATCACCTATGTCAACCCGTTCGGGTGCGAGGTGCTGGGGGCACCGGTGGACACGCTGGTGGGGCAGCCGGCGGCGCTGCTCGATCCCTTCCGTCCCGATATGGACGCCGAGGCCGATGCCCGGTTCGAAACGCCGTTCACCACCGCCGGTGGCCGCACCTTGACGCTGGAGGTCACTGCCAGCGCCGTGCAGTACGAGGGCCAGCAATATTATTGCGCCATCGCCCGCGACGTGACGGCCCGGCGGCAGGTGGAATGGCAGCTCAGCCTGTCGGCAAAGGTGTTCGACAACGCGTCGGAAGGGATGATCATCACCGACGCCCAGAACCGCATCGTCGCGGTCAACGACGCCTTTTCCGACATCACCGGCTACACCCGCACCGACGTCCTGGGCAAGGATCCGCGCATCCTGGCCTCCGGCCGCCATGGGGCGGAGTTCTACGGCGCCCTGTGGGCCGATCTGAAAGCCGCCGGCCATTGGACCGGGGAAATCTGGAACAAGCGCAAGAACGGGGAGCTGTTCCCCGAGTGGCTCAGCATCCAGCTTGTCCGCAACGGGCAGGGAGAGGTGGTGAACCACATCGCCGCCTTCACCGACATCTCCGAAACCCGCGAGCAGCAGGAGCGCATCCGTCATCTGGCCCAGTACGATTTCCTGACCGATCTGCCCAACCGTTTCCTGCTGCGCGACCGGCTGGAGCGGGCGATCCTGTCCGCCCAGCGGTCGGGGCGCAAGGTGGCGGTGATGTTCCTGGATCTGGACCGGTTCAAGACCATCAACGATTCCCTGGGTCACGTGGTGGGCGATTCGCTGCTGCAGGCGGTGGCCCAGCGGCTGACCGCCAGCGTGCGGGCCAGCGATACCGTCAGCCGCCAGGGCGGTGACGAATTCGTGGTCCTGGTCACCGACATGGAGCGGGCGGAAGCGGCGGCGGGCGTGGCGGCCAACCTGCTGTCGTCCCTGTCCACCCCGTACCATCTGGACGGGCATGAGCTGCTGATCACCCCGTCCATCGGCATCGCCGTCTATCCCGACGATGGCACCGGCATCGACGCGCTGCTGAAGAACGCCGACATGGCCATGTACGCCGCCAAGGAGGGGGGCCGGGCCACATATCGTTTCTTCACGCCCGAACTGAACCAGCGGGCCACCGAACGGCTGTGGGTGGAAAACAACCTGCGCCGCGCCATCGAACGGGGGGAAATGGAGCTGCATTTCCAGCCGCAGCTCTCCATGGACGGCACCCGTCTGCTGGGGTGCGAGGCGCTGGTCCGGTGGCGCCAGCCCGATGGACGGCTGATTCCGCCGGGGCAGTTCATCCCGGTGGCGGAGGAAACCGGCCTGATCGTGGCGTTGGGCGATTGGGTGCTGGAAGAGGCGTGCCGGGCGGCGGCGTCCCTGCGCCAGCGGCTGGGGCCGCTGATCATGGCGGTCAACCTGTCGGCGGTGCAGCTTCACCGCGCCGACATCGGGCGGCGGGTGGAGGAGCTTCTGAAACGCTACGGCCTGCCCCCCGGTGCGCTGGAGTTGGAGGTGACGGAAAGCGTGCTGATGGACGACGCGGACGAGGTGGTGCGGGCCCTGGAACGGTTCCGCGCTATCGGCGTGCCGCTGGCCATCGACGATTTCGGCACCGGCTATTCCTCGCTCAGCTACCTGAAGCGGTTCCATGCCGACAAGCTGAAGATCGACCGCAGTTTCGTGCAGGGGCTGGGCTGCGGCGGGGACAGCGCCGCCATCGCCGAAGCGATCGTCGCCATGGCCCACAGCCTGGGTATGGACACCCTGGCCGAGGGGGTGGAGACCGAGGAGCAGCGCGCGCACCTGCATCGTCTGGGATGCGGGCAGGTGCAGGGGTTCCTTTTCGGGCGGCCCATGCCCTATGACGCCTTCGTCACTGCCATGGCGGGACGGCCGGTGGGCATGGCGGCGTGA
- the radC gene encoding RadC family protein, which translates to MASRSARSTPAAGEEDATLPGLSDAGGTAITAEAEAPPHYVDHRDRLRTRFLAAGPDALQDYELLEMILFPVSPRRDVKPLAKALLKEFGSLWAVLMAPPEKLRGFAAGGVGLTTDRGIAVVRAVGAAALRAMRQEVMNRPVLASWQAVLDYCTAAMAHEATEQFRLLFLDRKNVLIADEVQQRGTVDHTPVYPREVVRRALDLGASSLILVHNHPSGDPTPSRADIEMTREINRAAEALGIVIHDHIVIGKGKHASFKALHLL; encoded by the coding sequence ATGGCTTCGCGCTCCGCCCGCTCCACCCCTGCCGCCGGGGAGGAGGATGCCACCCTGCCCGGCCTGAGCGATGCCGGCGGGACGGCCATCACGGCGGAAGCGGAAGCACCGCCCCATTATGTGGATCACCGGGACCGGCTGCGCACCCGGTTCCTGGCCGCCGGGCCGGACGCCTTGCAGGATTACGAACTGCTGGAAATGATCCTGTTCCCGGTCAGCCCGCGCCGCGACGTGAAACCGCTGGCCAAGGCGCTGCTGAAGGAATTCGGCAGCCTGTGGGCGGTGCTGATGGCGCCGCCGGAAAAGCTGCGCGGGTTTGCCGCCGGGGGGGTGGGCCTGACCACCGACCGCGGCATCGCGGTGGTGCGCGCCGTGGGTGCCGCCGCCCTGCGCGCCATGCGGCAGGAGGTGATGAACCGCCCCGTCCTGGCCTCGTGGCAGGCGGTTCTGGATTATTGCACCGCCGCCATGGCGCACGAGGCGACGGAACAGTTCCGCCTGCTGTTCCTCGACCGCAAAAACGTGCTGATCGCCGACGAGGTGCAGCAGCGCGGCACCGTGGACCATACCCCCGTCTACCCGCGGGAGGTGGTGCGGCGGGCGTTGGACCTCGGCGCCTCGTCCCTGATCCTGGTGCACAACCACCCCTCCGGCGACCCCACCCCCAGCCGGGCCGACATCGAGATGACGCGGGAGATCAACCGCGCGGCAGAGGCGCTGGGCATCGTCATCCACGACCACATCGTGATCGGCAAGGGCAAGCACGCCAGCTTCAAGGCCCTGCACCTGCTCTAA
- a CDS encoding pentapeptide repeat-containing protein has protein sequence MSGGRSEREVRAIRDALVQHQNWLKGHEPSTGAQRADLSFFDLSNLGLNRIALAGARLVGASLAGARLAGADLRQADLYCADVSKADLTGVRMSACDLRGLRADGVRMAGADLRGCDMRRGAMVAGDRRPAGNQDGATTFVNAQLSNALMAQCRAGQVDFSGSNLAGADLTGADLTGAVLIAANLTEAKVHKTTLDGALLLGAQLDHDLRRHLERLGVDVDGTGLHPFAERMADAIAAHQLWVDHNARLGQRLTMQRADLRGYNFANKLLPGCVLRYSGLRGADFSGARLAMADLSYCDLREADFTSADLSGANLSGSNLAGAKLWRARFAPVDLSGNGTRLWPSNLEGASLVGADLRHVSLAKARLSGANLAQIRVNASTLLGPDAPPSPGRVILSN, from the coding sequence ATGAGCGGCGGACGGAGCGAACGGGAAGTGCGTGCGATCCGCGACGCGCTGGTCCAGCATCAGAACTGGCTGAAGGGGCACGAGCCGTCCACCGGGGCGCAGCGGGCCGACCTGAGTTTTTTCGACCTGTCCAATCTGGGGTTGAACCGTATCGCGCTGGCCGGGGCCCGGCTGGTGGGGGCCAGCCTGGCCGGGGCGCGGCTGGCCGGGGCCGACCTGCGCCAGGCCGACCTTTATTGCGCCGACGTTTCCAAGGCCGACCTGACCGGGGTGCGGATGTCCGCCTGCGACCTGCGGGGCCTGCGGGCCGACGGGGTGCGCATGGCGGGGGCGGACCTGCGCGGGTGCGACATGCGCCGCGGGGCGATGGTGGCGGGGGACCGCCGGCCCGCCGGCAACCAGGACGGGGCCACCACCTTCGTCAACGCCCAGCTTTCCAACGCGCTGATGGCTCAATGCCGGGCGGGGCAGGTGGATTTTTCCGGCAGCAACCTGGCCGGGGCCGACCTGACGGGGGCGGATCTGACGGGGGCGGTGCTGATCGCCGCCAACCTGACCGAAGCCAAGGTGCACAAGACCACGCTGGACGGCGCCCTGCTGCTGGGGGCGCAGCTCGATCACGACCTGCGCCGCCATCTGGAGCGGCTGGGGGTGGATGTGGACGGCACCGGCCTGCACCCCTTCGCCGAGCGCATGGCCGACGCCATCGCCGCGCACCAGCTCTGGGTCGATCACAACGCCCGGCTGGGCCAGCGGCTGACCATGCAGCGGGCCGACCTGCGCGGGTACAATTTTGCCAACAAGCTGCTGCCGGGCTGTGTCCTGCGCTACAGCGGCTTACGGGGGGCGGATTTCTCCGGCGCGCGGCTGGCGATGGCCGACCTGTCCTATTGCGACCTGCGGGAGGCGGACTTCACCAGCGCCGATTTGTCGGGCGCGAACCTCAGCGGCTCCAACCTGGCCGGCGCCAAGCTGTGGCGGGCGCGGTTCGCCCCGGTGGACCTGAGCGGCAACGGCACGCGCCTGTGGCCGTCGAACCTGGAGGGGGCATCGCTGGTCGGGGCCGACCTGCGCCATGTCTCCCTGGCCAAGGCCCGCCTGAGCGGCGCCAATCTGGCGCAGATCCGGGTGAACGCCAGCACGCTGCTCGGCCCCGACGCCCCCCCGTCCCCCGGCCGCGTCATCCTGTCGAACTGA